In Musa acuminata AAA Group cultivar baxijiao chromosome BXJ2-3, Cavendish_Baxijiao_AAA, whole genome shotgun sequence, the following proteins share a genomic window:
- the LOC103977617 gene encoding peptidyl-prolyl cis-trans isomerase FKBP53 isoform X1, with translation MAFWGVEVKPGKPYTHVYDEARGRLRITTATLGNGKATAKSVVQCNVGKKSPILLCSLVPDKAESCHLELEFEEDNEVVFSVLGQRSVHLSGFYPGARRGHGDGGDETDSYGEDIGEEDSESYGSFDTEEDEYESDFIDDGDIEMFPSSPQRKSSVIIEEIVDDDKPAHGNGIRRRLKKKSQLVESDSGDDDTKLQLVVKSNNNTEVFESEDDDGFPISFSVKKKDAANNFEVDKKSGSTVNDDKKIKIDAISQRDESTRDATQPCDSSVASVVVPETDGISKKKKRTREDVAEAKTETNENNHMIALRMDVTESDGKKKKKKEKTKKDKKSDVGDDYAMERTEEGFNGDGNEVFNASSLEKNPPPEAEKLHYDHDGSASGKKKKNKKKRAKVDEAHENAGADAEAELQQGSQHGTKSKLDSDGTEMQESANNNHSDNLTVEEPPKDSVPDDNGLAQDAKKKKKKKKKAKKDKSHDKDSTSKEVSLNPLEAEHKAEPQKTRTFSNGLRIEELSMGKPDGKKASPGSRVSVNYIGKLNNGKIFDSNVGKRPFKFRLGVGHVIKGWDVGIAGMRIGDKRRLIIPPSMGYGASPAGKIPGNSWLVFDVELVDVN, from the exons ATGGCGTTTTGGG GCGTCGAGGTGAAGCCTGGGAAGCCCTACACTCATGTCTACGACGAAGCTCGAGGAAGGCTTCGCATCACTACG GCGACGTTGGGGAATGGCAAGGCGACGGCGAAGAGCGTGGTGCAGTGCAATGTTGGCAAGAAAAGCCCTATTTTGCTCTGTAGCTTGGTTCCTGATAAAGCTGAGTCGTGCCATTTGGAACTCGAGTTTGAGGAGGATAACGAGGTTGTCTTTTCGGTCCTCGGGCAGAGAAGCGTGCACCTCAGCGGTTTCTATCCAGGTGCCCGCCGTGGCCACGGTGACGGAGGAGATGAGAC TGATTCATATGGTGAAGATATTGGCGAGGAGGATTCAGAGAGCTACGGGAGCTTTGATACTGAGGAGGATGAGTATGAATCAGACTTTATCGATGATGGTGATATCGAAATGTTCCCCTCTTCCCCTCAGCGAAAAAGCAGTG TCATAATTGAGGAGATTGTAGATGATGACAAGCCAGCACATGGGAATGGCATTCGTCGGCGTTTAAAGAAAAAGAGTCAACTGGTTGAAAGTGATAGTGGAGATGATGATACTAAACTTCAACTAGTTGTCAAGTCTAATAATAATACTGAAGTGTTTGAAAGTGAAGATGATGATGGCTTTCCAATCTCTTTTTCAGTAAAAAAGAAAGATGCTGCTAATAATTTTGAGGTAGATAAAAAATCAGGTAGTACAGTCAATGACGACAAGAAAATAAAGATTGATGCAATTAGTCAACGTGATGAATCTACAAG GGATGCTACTCAGCCATGCGATTCTTCAGTAGCTTCTGTGGTTGTTCCTGAAACTGATGGCAtctcaaagaagaaaaagaggacaAGAGAAGATGTTGCAGAGGCAAAAACTGAGACCAATGAGAACAATCATATGATAGCACTCAGAATGGATGTGACAGAAAGTGatggaaagaagaaaaagaagaaagagaagaccaAGAAGGATAAGAAATCTGATGTAGGTGATGATTATGCAATGGAGAGAACAGAAGAAGGGTTTAACGGAGATGGGAATGAAGTTTTCAATGCCAGTAGCTTAGAGAAAAATCCTCCTCCTGAAGCTGAGAAGCTGCATTATGATCA TGATGGAAGTGCTAgtggaaaaaagaagaaaaacaaaaagaaaagggccAAGGTTGATGAGGCTCATGAAAATGCTGGTGCAGATGCCGAAGCAGAATTGCAACAGGGAAGCCAGCATGGAACAAAAAGTAAGTTGGATTCTGATGGTACTGAGATGCAAGAGTCTGCAAATAATAACCACTCTGATAATCTCACAGTTGAAGAGCCACCTAAAGATAG TGTTCCTGATGACAATGGTCTTGCACAAGatgccaagaagaagaagaagaagaagaagaaggcaaagaAGGACAAGAGCCATGATAAAGATTCAACCTCAAAGGAGGTATCTTTGAATCCACTAGAGGCAGAACACAAAGCTGAACCACAAAAAACAAGAACATTTTCAAATGGTTTGAGGATTGAGGAACTATCTATGGGCAAGCCTGATGGAAAAAAAGCTTCTCCTGGGAGTAGG GTTTCTGTTAACTATATTGGCAAGTTAAATAATGGAAAAATTTTCGACTCCAATGTTGGCAAAAGGCCCTTTAAATTCCGTCTTG GTGTTGGGCATGTCATTAAGGGATGGGACGTCGGCATTGCAG GCATGCGAATCGGGGACAAGAGGAGACTCATCATTCCACCATCCATGGG TTATGGGGCTAGTCCTGCGGGGAAAATACCAGGGAATTCATGGCTTGTCTTCGATGTGGAGCTGGTGGACGTCAACTGA
- the LOC103977618 gene encoding transcription factor MYB1-like, with product MGRRPCCSKEGLNRGAWSAREDNILVDYIRTHGEGKWRDLPKRAGLKRCGKSCRLRWLNYLRPDIKRGNITQDEEDLIIKLHALLGNRWSLIAGRLPGRTDNEIKNYWNTNLSKKTMPPLCTKGSSKGKEEEKVGSSEELKAAGEQLPAHVIQTKAVRCTKVYVPSPRDDPLTTGPSSELTHGESPSSSVPRDADPASFLEDFDMDEFMSSFQEDGLLQLCVDEAHEDANYAREDADDDSLWFCDPMQMDLSDGNSCTESQVAAEVERLTYLIDCEEEAQDK from the exons atggGGAGAAGGCCTTGTTGTTCTAAGGAGGGACTCAACAGAGGAGCATGGTCTGCTCGTGAGGACAATATCCTTGTCGACTACATCAGAACTCATGGCGAAGGTAAATGGAGAGACCTCCCCAAGAGAGCAG GGTTGAAGAGGTGTGGTAAGAGCTGCCGGCTGCGGTGGTTGAATTACCTGAGGCCAGACATCAAGAGAGGCAACATCACACAAGATGAAGAGGATCTCATCATCAAACTCCATGCACTTCTCGGGAACAG ATGGTCCCTAATAGCAGGCAGATTGCCGGGGCGAACAGACAATgaaatcaagaactactggaacacaaACCTTAGCAAGAAGACGATGCCTCCGCTTTGCACCAAAGGGTCATCGaaaggaaaggaggaggagaaagtggGGTCGTCGGAGGAGTTGAAGGCAGCAGGTGAGCAACTTCCCGCCCATGTGATTCAGACCAAGGCCGTAAGGTGCACCAAAGTCTACGTCCCATCGCCACGAGATGATCCACTGACCACGGGCCCCAGTTCCGAGCTTACTCACGGCGAGAGCCCGTCGTCGTCGGTGCCTCGAGACGCCGATCCCGCAAGCTTCCTTGAGGACTTCGACATGGATGAGTTCATGTCGAGCTTCCAGGAGGACGGCCTCCTGCAACTCTGCGTTGACGAAGCCCACGAAGACGCCAACTACGCACGTGAAGATGCCGACGATGACTCGCTATGGTTTTGTGACCCCATGCAGATGGATCTGAGCGATGGTAACAGTTGCACAGAATCACAGGTAGCCGCTGAGGTTGAGAGATTGACTTATCTGATAGATTGTGAAGAAGAAGCGCAAGACAAATAG
- the LOC103977616 gene encoding thermospermine synthase ACAULIS5, with product MGEAVENVYGTNAHGDRHRAKDGVDACKWYEEEIDDDLKWCFALNSVLHRGTSKFQDIALIDTKHFGKALVIDGKMQSAEMDEFIYHECLIHPSLLCHPNPKTVFIMGGGEGSAAREVLKHKTIQRVVMCDIDEEVVDFCRRYLTVNCEAFASDKLCLVINDARAELEKREEKYDIIVGDLADPVEGGPCYQLYTKSFYEQVLKPKLHHHGIFVTQAGPAGVLTHKEVFSSIYNTLKHVFKHVLAYTAHVPSFADTWGWVMASDQPIMLDAQQIDERISKRINGELLYLNGESLVSSTTMNKSVYTSLLKETHIYTEESARFIYGHGRACFA from the exons ATGGGTGAGGCTGTGGAGAATGTGTATGGCACCAATGCCCATGGCGATCGTCATCGAGCCAAAGATGGCGTAGACGCGTGCAAGTGGTACGAAGAGGAGATCGATGATGATCTCAAGTGGTGTTTCGCTTTGAACAG TGTGCTGCATCGAGGGACAAGCAAGTTTCAAGACATAGCTCTTATTGACACTAAACATTTCGGAAAG GCTTTGGTGATCGATGGAAAGATGCAGAGCGCGGAGATGGACGAGTTCATCTATCACGAGTGCTTGATCCATCCATCCCTTCTTTGCCACCCCAA TCCCAAGACTGTGTTTATTATGGGAGGTGGCGAGGGGTCTGCAGCGAGGGAAGTCCTCAAGCACAAAACCATCCAGAGAGTGGTCATGTGCGACATCGACGAG GAGGTGGTCGACTTCTGCCGAAGGTATCTGACGGTCAACTGCGAAGCATTCGCCAGCGACAAGCTCTGCCTCGTCATCAACGATGCCAG GGCTGAGCTGGAGAAgagggaagagaagtacgacattATAGTGGGGGACTTGGCTGATCCTGTGGAAGGAGGACCATGCTATCAGCTGTACACCAAGTCCTTCTATGAACAAGTTCTGAAGCCCAAGCTGCACCATCATGGCATCTTTGTTACTCAG GCTGGACCAGCCGGTGTTCTGACCCATAAGGAGGTCTTCTCTTCCATCTACAACACCTTGAAGCATGTCTTTAAAC ATGTGCTTGCGTACACGGCTCATGTGCCATCCTTCGCGGATACCTGGGGATGGGTAATG GCATCGGACCAGCCGATAATGCTGGACGCCCAACAGATCGATGAGAGGATCAGCAAACGAATAAACGGAGAACTCCTTTACCTGAACGGGGAATCACTTGTATCCTCCACCACAATGAACAAGAGCGTCTACACATC CCTTTTGAAAGAAACGCATATCTACACGGAGGAGAGCGCCAGATTTATCTACGGACATGGAAGGGCTTGTTTCGCTTAG
- the LOC103977615 gene encoding uncharacterized protein LOC103977615: protein MASAVAALTVGLASPSSATQKRAVSGSDAFFHSMRNPTKAGRQTPRPQRRSLQVRASSSTPSSVKEQALAGLTAAALAAALVIPDVAEAAQPGLSPSLKNFLLSIVAGGVVLSAIGGAVIAVSNFDPVKRS from the coding sequence ATGGCATCTGCTGTGGCGGCGCTCACCGTGGGCTTGGCCTCACCCTCCTCCGCAACCCAAAAGAGGGCCGTTTCAGGCTCCGATGCCTTCTTCCACTCCATGAGGAACCCCACGAAGGCCGGCAGGCAGACGCCGAGGCCCCAGCGCCGCTCCCTCCAGGTCCGCGCATCCTCGTCGACTCCGTCGTCTGTGAAGGAGCAGGCGCTCGCGGGGTTGACGGCAGCGGCCTTGGCGGCGGCGTTGGTGATCCCGGACGTGGCTGAGGCCGCCCAGCCGGGCCTCTCCCCGTCCCTCAAGAACTTCCTGCTCAGCATCGTCGCTGGTGGCGTCGTGCTGAGTGCTATTGGAGGGGCAGTCATCGCCGTCTCCAACTTTGATCCCGTCAAACGGAGCTGA
- the LOC103977617 gene encoding peptidyl-prolyl cis-trans isomerase FKBP53 isoform X2 has product MAFWGVEVKPGKPYTHVYDEARGRLRITTATLGNGKATAKSVVQCNVGKKSPILLCSLVPDKAESCHLELEFEEDNEVVFSVLGQRSVHLSGFYPGARRGHGDGGDETDSYGEDIGEEDSESYGSFDTEEDEYESDFIDDGDIEMFPSSPQRKSSVIIEEIVDDDKPAHGNGIRRRLKKKSQLVESDSGDDDTKLQLVVKSNNNTEVFESEDDDGFPISFSVKKKDAANNFEVDKKSGSTVNDDKKIKIDAISQRDESTRDATQPCDSSVASVVVPETDGISKKKKRTREDVAEAKTETNENNHMIALRMDVTESDGKKKKKKEKTKKDKKSDVGDDYAMERTEEGFNGDGNEVFNASSLEKNPPPEAEKLHYDHDGSASGKKKKNKKKRAKVDEAHENAGADAEAELQQGSQHGTKSKLDSDGTEMQESANNNHSDNLTVEEPPKDSVPDDNGLAQDAKKKKKKKKKAKKDKSHDKDSTSKEVSLNPLEAEHKAEPQKTRTFSNGLRIEELSMGKPDGKKASPGSRVYS; this is encoded by the exons ATGGCGTTTTGGG GCGTCGAGGTGAAGCCTGGGAAGCCCTACACTCATGTCTACGACGAAGCTCGAGGAAGGCTTCGCATCACTACG GCGACGTTGGGGAATGGCAAGGCGACGGCGAAGAGCGTGGTGCAGTGCAATGTTGGCAAGAAAAGCCCTATTTTGCTCTGTAGCTTGGTTCCTGATAAAGCTGAGTCGTGCCATTTGGAACTCGAGTTTGAGGAGGATAACGAGGTTGTCTTTTCGGTCCTCGGGCAGAGAAGCGTGCACCTCAGCGGTTTCTATCCAGGTGCCCGCCGTGGCCACGGTGACGGAGGAGATGAGAC TGATTCATATGGTGAAGATATTGGCGAGGAGGATTCAGAGAGCTACGGGAGCTTTGATACTGAGGAGGATGAGTATGAATCAGACTTTATCGATGATGGTGATATCGAAATGTTCCCCTCTTCCCCTCAGCGAAAAAGCAGTG TCATAATTGAGGAGATTGTAGATGATGACAAGCCAGCACATGGGAATGGCATTCGTCGGCGTTTAAAGAAAAAGAGTCAACTGGTTGAAAGTGATAGTGGAGATGATGATACTAAACTTCAACTAGTTGTCAAGTCTAATAATAATACTGAAGTGTTTGAAAGTGAAGATGATGATGGCTTTCCAATCTCTTTTTCAGTAAAAAAGAAAGATGCTGCTAATAATTTTGAGGTAGATAAAAAATCAGGTAGTACAGTCAATGACGACAAGAAAATAAAGATTGATGCAATTAGTCAACGTGATGAATCTACAAG GGATGCTACTCAGCCATGCGATTCTTCAGTAGCTTCTGTGGTTGTTCCTGAAACTGATGGCAtctcaaagaagaaaaagaggacaAGAGAAGATGTTGCAGAGGCAAAAACTGAGACCAATGAGAACAATCATATGATAGCACTCAGAATGGATGTGACAGAAAGTGatggaaagaagaaaaagaagaaagagaagaccaAGAAGGATAAGAAATCTGATGTAGGTGATGATTATGCAATGGAGAGAACAGAAGAAGGGTTTAACGGAGATGGGAATGAAGTTTTCAATGCCAGTAGCTTAGAGAAAAATCCTCCTCCTGAAGCTGAGAAGCTGCATTATGATCA TGATGGAAGTGCTAgtggaaaaaagaagaaaaacaaaaagaaaagggccAAGGTTGATGAGGCTCATGAAAATGCTGGTGCAGATGCCGAAGCAGAATTGCAACAGGGAAGCCAGCATGGAACAAAAAGTAAGTTGGATTCTGATGGTACTGAGATGCAAGAGTCTGCAAATAATAACCACTCTGATAATCTCACAGTTGAAGAGCCACCTAAAGATAG TGTTCCTGATGACAATGGTCTTGCACAAGatgccaagaagaagaagaagaagaagaagaaggcaaagaAGGACAAGAGCCATGATAAAGATTCAACCTCAAAGGAGGTATCTTTGAATCCACTAGAGGCAGAACACAAAGCTGAACCACAAAAAACAAGAACATTTTCAAATGGTTTGAGGATTGAGGAACTATCTATGGGCAAGCCTGATGGAAAAAAAGCTTCTCCTGGGAGTAGGGTATATTCATGA